The genomic window TGGCGCAGAACATTTGATATCGAACGCTGTTATTAAACGTCGCGCAACCTATAGTTTTTTCTTACAAAGCACAAGCATTTCCCATACGCCAAAAAAGGTTTTCATCAATTTTAGATATTTCTCCTAACATATTAAATGAACATTCTATTGCCATATAGCCGCAGTATGCATTTGGGTCTTCCTGTAAATCGGTGCATTTTACCGTGACCTGCAAATGAACTGGTGGAATCACATCTAGTAAATGCATACAAACCGATGACAGCTTGGGAAACTGGGCCTACAGTGCGAGACATTGCAGACAAATCGATAAAACGAACTCACTGTTTTGTTCCTGTTTGAAATATTATTGTACAAGGAAATTGTGGGGCAAGAGTGCATCTTATAATATGTGTCGGGTAAAGGAATCAGGACACTAGTGGCATGCAACGTGTTTGCGGCATGCCTTGGATATATATGTGAAGAGGCGATCAAGTGTCCACTTCTTGTTGTGTAAGACTCCAATTCACAAACGTTAACCGACTCCTACATACCTCCAGCATTGAGTTCCATTGACTTGTCACGTAAAGGCATTTTGAAAAGCTTGATGCAAACTTGGGACATATAACACTAAGCATATCCGTACTATTTTGGAGGTACTTCTAGTTCTAATATAACGTAAAATACTGAGTACACTTCCATTATTATACATCTGTCGCTACAGCTGTCTCTTCCAGTCTGTCTAGTTACGTAAATGACCTCATTTGTAGATGCTGAGTGCATGCATTTTCAATCTTAAATCTACATGACGCtactattaatatttatacatCCAGTTCGTAAAACGCTTCCAAACAACCTATTTGCATCTGACGTTCCACGTACTTCTACTAAAGTGTACTCTAGACGTTTTCATTAGGTCAGTGTTGTGGAACATACGTATACTGGATTAGTGATTTCCTATATCAGGCTGACGTGGCTTTCTAAATtgtatattacattttaaagCAAAGAATTAAAGTCGGACGAGGGGTGCAACGACGGTCACATTCTAGAGGGCTTTTCAGGCTTGAATCATAGACTATGGGTTGGGCATCAATCATGTTTGTCAAGAAAGTGCTGTGTAGACTGGGTAAGAAAACTTTAGCTTTTCGATTTTTTTGTGTGTGGATTTTGCTCATAATTGGCAAAGTTGCTGTACATCTTTGTGAAGGTGGATTAACCATGGTAGGTATGGCTGAATTTtaggtgtgtgtatgtgtgtgtgtgtgtgtgtgtgtgtgtgtgtgtgtgtgtgcgtgcgtgcgtgtgcatgcgtgcgtgcatgtgtgtgtgtgtgtgtgtgtgtgtgtgtgtgtgtgtgtgtgtgtgtttgaatggGTGTATGTTCTTCATTTGTTATATTATGATACACAAAATATAACTTGTTTGGTCAGTCACATTGTCACAAACTGACATTCTTACTGTTCTGCAATGATACTTGGAGTCGTTTTGCTTGTAACAGCTACATGTATCACACCATTGTGTTTTGTCTGGCTATAACCAAACATTTTTAGCATTTAGAATTCTGCTTTGAGCTGAGACAAAAAAATAGTCTTTCATCAATTGTGGTTTGTAGTCTGGTGTGAAGTAGTTAAATATTCTTTGTGCTCACATTCATGAACTTACTGTACAGCACAGTGTTGTGTGATTGCAACATATGATTTTACATTCTAGGTCCCAAGGAGGATGCCGAGGAAGCAAAGAAATTCATCCTACAAATGTTTGCAAATCTCAATCCAGATGAGCACAAGACCATTTATCCACACTTTACTTGTGCTACAGATACAGAGAACATCCGGTTTGTTTTTGCAGCAGTAAAGGACACGATACTCCAACTAAATCTGAAGGAGTATAATTTAGTCTAAGCAAGACATTTTAATGGTTTGTTAACTGTTGCTCGGGTTGATAACTTACTGTTACGTGTAAGTTAGCACATGAATTTTGTTATGGTGTCGAGCAGGGCAGTGGTAGTAGCTAGCACATGTATTCTATGTTTGATTAATCGAGTAGAATTGTTATGGTTATTGCTGACGGTCTTATACGTATAGCATGTTTTAAGATGAGAGCGATGCAATGTGGATAGTGCATCACAAGATCAACTGAACTGTAATGGTCAGCTTCATTTTTATCGAAATGTTTGTTCAAAAGCATATTAGACtacaatgtacatacaactgCTGTGTGATGAATCAGTGTGTGAACTCACTCGTATGTTGAATTCTTTTGTTTCATAAATTAAtctaaatttcaattttttaatttttatattcaCAGATTTTGAATATTGAGAACCAAATTTTCACTATTTTTGCCAATTTTGTAGCTTAtaattttttgtgttgtaatttaattactaaattaCATAGTGTCAAGAAACTTGTTATTAAATACGGCTTTTTATGCAGTTTTGGTAAAGTGTAGGAGTAGATGTCATTTAGATGACGTCATTCATTGCTGACACAGGCGCCATGATGAATGGTTGCCGTGTGGTTGCCACGCGCTCAGAAAGTGAGATGTCTACCTTGTCAATCTGTGCTCTACTTGTTCCACACGTCTGCTAATATTTATCGACAGCACTAGCCTTTCGAAAATCTGATATAACGACAGTTCTACGGAGACGGCAAGACGTTACGGTATGGCATGACGTCACAGCTCGTGATTGAAATGGCGCCATCGCCGTTTCTCTTCTTCGGAGTTTGTTGAAGACAAAAGTTGCTATAATTAGGCAATTTGATGGTATTGATAGGTGTTTGATATGGTGGTTGTTCTTTCTCATTCTCTCAGAATGTGAATGCTAACCCCTAGGGGTACGGGCAGCCCCAGTCACTGGGGGTCAGTAGGCTAGTGCGCGTGTGCCCAGTGTGTTCCCGCTTTTATCAATTTCACGCTATGGAAAAACGGATCGAATTAGAATGCCGAGGAAGGAACCACGCGGAGGTATACAAATGATTGAAGTGTCTGGTTTCGTCATGAAGGCTGTAGATTGTCGTCTCCGTTCAAGATTGAAGAGTTGAATTTGGACAACTGCAAGGCCACATCGGTAGACGGTCTGACGGACAAGTTCGTCAACCTGGAAGTTCTCTCACTTAACAATGTTGGTCTGACTAGTCTCCGTCACTTCCCACATCTTCCCAAACTCAGGAAGGTGAATGATACATTGCATGAAAATGGCCTATGTACACTTTACAGTGGGAAATTCGGTTTCCTCGCCTTATTCTATATCATACACTGAGTTGGCTGACTGTTGTTGGTGCTTTGTAGTTGGAGTTGAGCGACAACAGAATCTCGTCAGGCTTGGAGTATCTGGCTGGATGTCCGGAGCTCACTCATCTTACTCTCAGCAACAATAGAATCAAAGATTTAGAGGCACTGAAGGTTTTGGTAAGTAGTGTTTGTAATTTTCAGTGTTTTGACTTTCCCCCTCTCCCTAAGGTGTACTCCACCCACCCTGCGTGGGGATGTGTCGCTTGTGATTGTAAATCGCTGCTTTAAGTATTTATACAGTCGTTGTGACAACGTatgtgagtgttgtgtgtgtgtgtgtttgtgcatgagtgtgtgtgagtgtgcttTACTGCATTAGTGCTTTCGATTCTCTGAGTCTTGTTAACTGTATTCACGTCAATCTTCTTGACTAGTATGTGTCTGTATATTTCAGGCGGATTTTAATAAGCTGCGTAGTTTGGATGTTTATCAATGTGAAGTGACTGCTATCGATGACTATAGAGAGAAGGTGTTTGAACTCATTCCTCAGTTGGAGTGGTTGGATTCAACAGGCAGGTAATGCAATACACTTTCATAACTGATCTAAATCAGTTTGTAATTGAATTTGAGAATCATCTGCAATTGTTTTATCACACTACCATACCCTGTATGGTTATGAAGCATTATGGGGCGTGGCCATCTTTTTGCGTGCTTAGAAACgtagtaaatgaagactaaacTTTCTATgtcctatttttgtttttgtcatGCACTAATccagtgtgcgaaataacggccggacatcaGACATTTACCGACCAAACGGAGCATTTGTCCGGCCATTCTTGATTTCGTCCGGTGGCGTAGCGTAGCGTCAGGTGTGGAATTCCGTATGAGCAACCGACGTCTTCGCACATCCCgatgtcatgtcaacaaacgtaGTTTCCGGAGTTTATACGCACgaaacaaacgcaaacagcCACGTGTCgtcatgtacactgtacagtacagtactttgtcaaatcccggatgtagcGGCTCATGTACACACGCTGGGGCTCCGAGGGTTACATGcgcaacaaaaatgcagcGGACAGCCACGGGCCGTAGAgatacgtgtacagtacacggtGAACGCggcaggataggaaactcGGAGATATTTGcgtgtaatgttttctgtaggggCTGTAAGAACCTAGAGATGATTAGGTTGCTAGGATAGCACGAAGTGACTGAACTACATACCATGGTAGACCACAGCTAGACTGCCACTAGCGTTGCCtagtgcatgttcttggaacgattgcagtttccacgtcTTAAGGTATGGCGCATATGCGGACAAAGATTGCGTTTGCAAAACTCACTAGGTACGAACTGAACGGGCATGCAGAATTTTAATTATGCGGATGGGTTTGTAGCTAGGGCGTAGTCTAGCTGTCAGAGGAATGAAAGTCTGTCAATGGTTAGTCAGactttttttagtaatttgtcaggtgggtTGTACTAATTGCGTGGATATGACTCTTTATCaaaggcatgcatgcatgcaccatCGAAGTGTCATCTACAGCCATGAAACCTGGCACTTGTCAGGCATCCTCGAGCTAGCTGCAGTGGCAAATGTCTTTGTCGACCTGTTTGTACAGAGTattccaagagatttggtttggcatGATCATTGTCATGAACCCATGATCATTGTCATGAATTGGTCCACTACCGtaactagatctgaatggggaaacatatgcctctacccaaaccactttgttcttTGTGCTTGCATATCTAGTGTGGTGGACTCAGGTGTTGGAAAagatgtggtgggatcagtCGTTGCTTCACTCCTGGAGGAGGTATTGCAAGGTCTTTTCTCCCAAGCAGGTGTCCATAAGACTCAgcaagaatatatatatatatatatatatatatgcagacttggacaaaattatagggacacctggcatttttgtgtgtagtctaactttggcactgaatttttctctagcaaaaaccaaatgttttccGAATTTCtgttttcatggattgcgccattgttagtacgtaacatagcttgagttcaagactgcagctttacttactacctactgcgcatctagtttgctttgaagaaggaagacggccattcctacttttcttgtctttgtacacgttcatcgctcttggatgctcattcttggcatacaatctaagaatgctctgtagtagagagtgaaagcaattttgtgggtcctcttatcaacattatgaaaaaaagacgaatcatctgtttttgcgcattgatttcacgcatgtcatcacaatttgaattgttttgccatttttatcaataaacaaacttcaacgtattcaaaaatcatgcgacactaattaattacaagaaattcttgctaagacaaaaactaatgaagttatagcaacaaaagaacattgacatgccacttccggtccacgttttacgtagcaaaatctcaaactgctaccgccaaaatgtcagctgcactaaaaccgctgcccttgagaccgccaaacttaggcgataagttagcctgaacgttcagctgcacgcagttgcagagtcttgttccatgggatatttcacgagttgcagcgatgcctcgaggcaaacagttgagtccaaaaacgcgaggcaaaattgaagcccttcactcagttggccattctgtgcgtcagatcgcagcttttgtctgccgctccaggaattcggttcatcagtgcctgcaacggctttcccatggcagcagcgattatgaaaaacgacctggacgtgggaaggcaacgacaatccgggaagatcaccgactgaagagaatggcactgcagaaccgcagagcaccatcacgactgctctcgtatcagctggctgatgaaaccggcaagcaggtatcaagtagaacagtccgtcatcgtctcagtgagacaggagtgaacgctcggaAATCTAGaaaaaaccactgctaacagaaaaccatcggcgtttgcgactgggatgggcaatcACTCAtgcacaatggactttggatgactggaaatctgttctttttacagatgagtcaaaagtcagcataggaaacgatggtgctctgtacgtttggcgtcgcaaaggtgaggaatttctccctgaacgTTGTGACCGTAcagtccagcacgcggctagtgtgatggtggggatcgatgtgttggcatggtttggggtctctggtgaaactggaaggtcgtttggacagcacggcgtaccaacaggttctggaggagcacatgcttacagacgcagcggcactgataggagacgactttgtcttccagcaggacaacgtgccaatccacacgtctcggtcaacaagacaatggctacgccagcatggcgtcacactgttggactggccgccaaaatcgcctgatgcgaatccaatcgagaacttgtggcatgaactcaaaactgctgccaaccgtcgcgaactgagaactgcagctgaccTCTGGAATGCtttacaagaggcgtggcagcagattccagccgcgcgtgtccgaacttggcagaaagtgttccgtgACGTCTGGAcacaatcaggagggcgagaggcgggaacactcggtactgaggaaccagcgaagggcttcaattttccttcgcgttattaaaaccggcttttttaaaagccactaaacaaaatcagagagagtctaacttacaacgcttacgcagtcatgacgtcatacacttttaggtctcgttttccgcaatgcgaaacgtaaagaaaacaatttagggtctacagtattctcaagaaacctaacaatcaacgtagtaactattaagttcttaacaatattgatagttggtaaattgtgacctaattattgtgttactacatacccacagcggggtgtccctataattttgtccaagtctgtgtatatatatatatatatatatatatatatatatatatatatacaagccccaatgcccggcttcgcccgtgggacaacacatgccaggtgcttctcctttccacttcatagccccgcagttgacacacgcgtttgtcatagagccaatacaacacagaagtggaggagagacaggtcgcctttttttataggtagagagtatagcattaatgacagacagacaaacagacagacagacagacaggtcgcctttataggtagagattatagcagaaagtatctaaaaatgcgtttgatggttggagaggcggggggggggggggggggggtgaagtcaggtcacgtacagttagtatagagaaccgtttactgtcactaattagccgtggtgtcagtgcttttaccgtttagtagcagtcagacagaattctcattcatagttatatcccgttcaattgccgtttctaaaatcccgttgattgtattagcgattggttgaaaccatttcaacttggacgttgctgccgttgcgaggaacaggtgtatcgaacttggcatctactCGACACGTGTctagtttcaaaaaatcccgttgattggattgttgatcccgttgaagccatttcgacagtcccgttgcggagaacaggtgtatcaaacctggcatctataatctCGATGTGAATTCCGtaacgtgcaatacttacccggataatccgttccccgtatatgacgaatgccgactcttgccatttcgacagtcccgctgaacgtggtctcttcgaagacgttgctggcgatTCGGGGAACATGTGcattaaacacggcagctcttcgacggtcgtatctaacgaagtcacaaCGCGTACCaactcgtcatttcgacagtcccgctgaacgtcgtctcttcgaagacgctGCTGgtgtttcggggaacaggtgcatcaaacacggcagctcttcgacggtcgtagactggcaaacgactgtgggcgtatttttcaagacccggatatcagcaaaaatatcttccatTTGCCAGCATCACCcacaataaacgacacgctcagcgcgtaccgtccgacgtcgggaacgggcagtctaaatttggtggagataagatgcgccgttccggagatattcgcgcgcgagcggcgggagaagtcaggaagacgatcACGGTCTCACTTTCGAGATTAATGAATTCGGCATGCgtgagccaaattcggccaagatcggactcgccgtatTTGAGAAACGCTagtacggacggacacacacacagacagacagacacctctcctttatatatatatatagattagTCTGTTAGATAtaggcatgtgtgtgtgtgtgtgtgtgtgtgtgtgtgtgtgtgtgtgtgtgtgtgtgtgtgtgtgtgtgtgtgtgattaattgtaagtgataagtagtatttgccaggattggaatgtccgaccagacatttctaatgtccggcaaattttaaattgacaggacatgatgtccggtggtcagtcaaaggctatttcgcacactgtaATCATCTAACGACCtaaaaacagttgctagcctcggagaCCCATGCGCCAGTTTGTTtttctcctcctcctccaccgatatctctttttgtacgttacACACGGatgtgaaacttgagaaaacgctttagaattatccaaactctattcttttggtgatTAAGAAACTGAAAGGAATGCTAAGAAatttgtttctttcaagcagatttgatccaacgACTGCCATCAACGTTATTGCACATTTTGGACCAATTGcagagcagtatttgcaattgcttgtccatggcaaccagagacaatggatgaaGCGCCAATCAAATCTAGGAAAGAGTTTGTCACtaaaactgtgtaattcgatcatgtttcCCATTGTCAGGTCTACtctctgaaattgtttgcgatctaCATCGCACACAGAagcaaaaatgacaaataattacgtacacataagatattaacaatttatatgggaacccaacatttgcaacgTATATCCTGTATGTGATAACCTTTGGCTTTGAGTAACTAAGGTCTGTTCCAACTGCCATTGcattagcctcgacactaggccttcctttgctttcggtggttcTTCCACATGAGGATAGCAAGGGGCAGTATCATGTAATGTTGTCTCAGTAAAGCGAAGGGATGCCTAGTAACTCTTTATGGCATTAAACAACTTAAAGGCgtactgcagtgcaaaaatcaaaattgttttttgagctaaattaaaatatctacatgtgtgtacttTAGAAAAAATTAGATTTTTAGCATGGGTTttgagagaatgagagcagtcGAAGCTACTACCACAATACTATTTCTGGAATGGGGCGTGTTAGCACACTGATGTCAGTGGAGGCAGAGTAGTGCTAGCATACTTACTAATTAGTATGGCGAGTTGTTCAGAATACGGCACGTTGGAGCGATCTTGCTACATGCAGTGATTCGGAAAGCGATTCAGAGGATTCATTGTCGTCGAATTCGTCGTTGAGTAGAGTGCTGGAGCACACAGGAGAGCAATCTCTCAATCCGTCGACGTGAACATCGTCATCTGAAGACGCAGCAGAAGACTTTGGATCTGTGGAACCATATATGTTTGAGCCACTCGCTGACAGTTCATCTGTCGATGTTGACGAACACAGTGAACATCTGTCTGACATGTCATGGTAAGTCCTATTGTGCAGAAGCGGAAGTTGCCGACGGCTGTACATGGGATGTCTGTAGATGTGATTGCGGTTACTACGAAATTATGAGTACTGTGcaagtatgtgtgtgtgtgtgtgtgtgtgtgtgtgtgtgtgtgtgtgtgtgtgtgtgttgcaacaAAATCGCAAAACGGAGTTCTTCGAAGTGACAGCTGCAACTCCATTATGCTCTGTTGGACCTTCCCAGCCGTCTCTTGTTCGTCAAACTTGTTTTTCCAACTTCTACGAAGCTGCGGATTTTTTGGAAACTGAAATACACTAAATCCAGACTGACTAGAGTTGTTGCAGCCTGCTGCAACACAATGCCACACCATACTCGAGTAACACAACAATGGATAGGGTACCTCCAATGACGTCAACGTGCTAATCCGCCCCATTTCGGAAATGGAAAGCAGAAGTAACTTCAACTGCTCTCGTTCTCTAGTACATTCGCAAaaaatctaattttattttttgtaaagtacacatactgtaaatccacaaatttccGTATGCACTTTATTTTCATATTGTTCGTACAACTCCtaaatgtactaaattaaaatgcgtactaaaaaatttttaaatgacAAACTGATATTACTAATAGCAATTAGCAATGTTGTTGATGTACTACAACACAATATATAACTAAACAATACACTGGTTTTACCATGACAGAAGACCAAAATGAAATTCTCTATGTATAACACGTCCAGTTTGCAATGTTATAGTGTCACTCAACTCATACTGTTTGTAAAAGCAATTTCTCCAGACGAGAGAATGCTTTCATCAGTCCACATTCTTCCGCAACTCGGGCAATGGTAAGCCTAGTCTTAGAGTTGTAGACGTGATACTGCCCTCTTTTTCTCCGCTTAGCTGGCGAGTTACCTTGATCCAGAGCTTCCTCTACACCGTCGTTCGCAGCTAAAGTATCGTTTTGATGAATCCCGGATGTCGCTCGATTTGGGTTGAGTAGCCATGATCTATTAGGTAGCAGTACTTGTTCTTTATATCTTTCGACGTCAGCCACACATGGGTACCACTTGCTTTAGTTTAGAACTCATGAATGACGAGCGACGCGACGATCACGTGGAATGAAACAGTTACCGTGCTAGCGTTCACTAAGATTGTCAGTAAAAGCCCGTACGAAAATAAAATGCGTACGAAAGGTCTTCTGGTCAAATGTACGAAATTAGATGCGtacgaaaatttgtggatttacagtatgtaGATCTTTTAACTTAGATcaaaaagaatttttgatttttgcgctGCAGTAGCTTTTTAACTAATTATGTCATTAGGAAAGCCCACcctttgttggtttgtttcatattgctaATGGTTTGCAAAAAGAGATCAGGTGTGTTTTCGTTTACAGCAGGGTATGCCGTCATACCAGAGGTATTGGAATGGAAAGGCACGAAATGCAGTCAGTAACTATGCATGCTGGCCTTTGCGATGCTGCTTACTGTTTATTTAACGTAGAGAAACGAGTGCAAAGACTGTACGGCCATGTCGCACGCAAAAAGGCAACGCAGTAGCAATtaggctactgtacatgtatacctTTGTTTTAAACTATCATTGCGCTCCCGGAATTGATCGAAAGCCATTGCAACTATGCGTGAAATTTCTTCGTGGCTGATGTCAGGCTGAAGCTACTCCAGAAGCAACCACACTGCTTGCAACTAAAAGAGATACCTTCACTCACTGCGATGTAGGGAGAATACTGGAACTGTTGCAACCTACAAACACGCTCAAACGATTCTCGGTCGGTAACGTCTGGCGCACAAGCTGTTGCAGCACACTAAATGACACCTGTGACGTGGGCGATTGTTTACTGATCTCAGAGGAAATCATCAggaagtaactcaaatgtgatttacagtcgaccaatcatcatttgcaaaatagGTTAGGTGACGAGACATAATGAGTTACTAGGCCTTCCTTCACTTTATggagacaacatcacgtgatacagccCCGTTGCTATCTTCACGTGGAAGGACCACCTAAAGCGAAGGAACGTCTAGTGTCAAGGCTACCATTGCATATAATGATATTCAACTGCATAGGCACTAGAAACTTAGGATCCATATTCATGCAACATGCGTTATGATAACATCATGAAAACGTGATAAAGCTTATGCTTATGCTTAGGCCCTAATGGATCGAGACACGCCCTAGGTTGCACTTTTGCTCTCCTagaaacttaccaaactagaagtGTAAAAGCTTTTTTCTAGAAAAGAAAGATTTAGGGATTATAttaaaagtaacagaaacaagatctatagataatatgaaccaaagccagacatcattagtgaatccttctaACCCACATTCCCTACGTTTTACATttttagtgggttggaaggatcTACTAATGATgcctggctttggttcatattatctataaatcttgtttctgttactttttatgcaatccctacatccatttcttttttcagagaaaaagtttaaAATTCTTGTTATAAGTGGATTACTACAGGTACTCAACATACAAAAgtctttgtgtttctgtgttagTCAGACAGATTTTTATGAATGGTGACGACTATGTGCAGGCTATTTTTATGTTTGACACCAGcattgcttgtgttgttggaGATAACTCAGAGAGGGAGATCATATTCACAGTGTGTCAGTGTCAATAGTTTATGTATCTCTGCGAGCAACCGCATCTGTGTAGAACATACTTATAGTTTTATGGAATACAATGACAATACTGTGGAAAAGACAAAATACACGTATCATGCATTGCTGCTTGAACTTCTGAATGAATAGCCGACCAGTGGTGATTCTGAAGTGTAAGAAACACTGTTTATGAGTTTGATATATGTTTCTGCTGGGCTACCTGTCATTGAGGGCTTGTTTGATATCGAATTCTAAGAGGATGTTCACACTGCTGGTTAGACCTTGGTTAAGTTAGGTTAACTAAAGTGTCGTATAACTTAAAATTATCGACAATTTCACAAGCAAACTAAGCGTACGCTAGGGGTTATGGTCTCTACTCTTTATTTAATATTGATAGGTAGCAAATGGCTTGTgctaatttctctgtttcCCATGGCCGGAATTGCATCATGCATTGTTCCCGTGCTAGGTACCCGTATGTGTGAGATCATTGGTAAACATTACGACAGCAACAGCTTGGTCCTGTTTGTTCTAGAACATCATCAGCCATCTATATAGAGCCCAGCTCAGCTGTCTCTACTACAACTTTCTCGATGTTTTCGTCTTTGTTCACTTGAATGACCAGAAACCTTGCACTGACATCATTCAAGCGGGTCAACTGGAATGGAGGAAGAGCTGGGgtctaattaataaatggAACCATAGGTCCAGCTAGTGCATTGTCCACCAACAATATTACGTACGCTTTGAGAGAGGGAGGTGCTTAAGGAAAATGCATGCTTTGTATGCTTGTGAAATTGTCGATAATTGTAAATGTTTCCTAACTCAAGTTAACCATGTGGTTGAAAGCTAGGAAGAGCTAGTAACTGCACAAACCACTCAAGAATATCCAGCAGGCTGGAACTCATCTGGATTTGTCAATAATCTGCCTCTGGCGCCTCTTCTTCTCAGCCTTTTTCTAGCTGTAAAGTTATTAATAGAAAGTATGTTGCTGCATTTCGATGAAGCACTGCTGGCATTTTCATGAACTAAACGAGACACGTGACTTGCCTTAGTGAGCATGAGCAATGTAACAGAGTCTAACC from Corticium candelabrum chromosome 12, ooCorCand1.1, whole genome shotgun sequence includes these protein-coding regions:
- the LOC134187795 gene encoding acidic leucine-rich nuclear phosphoprotein 32 family member A-like codes for the protein MEKRIELECRGRNHAEIEELNLDNCKATSVDGLTDKFVNLEVLSLNNVGLTSLRHFPHLPKLRKLELSDNRISSGLEYLAGCPELTHLTLSNNRIKDLEALKVLADFNKLRSLDVYQCEVTAIDDYREKVFELIPQLEWLDSTGR